The DNA window ATAGTGTGTGGAGAACCTGGGACACTGATAGGTGTGATGCTGAGAGGCAGGATGGTCACCCATGTGTAGAGGAATATGAGGCAATACTGACTTACAGTCTGTGATGTTGTACCCTAATTCTTCCAGCTGATGTAGGGATGCAAAATAACGAACTGTTGTCATTGTGGATTTCTCATTCTAGATGAAGTTGGAAGTCCCGGCCAGGTGGAGGATGGACATTGTGAATGTTCAGGCAGAAAGCATGGAAGTGGCCCCTACAAACCAAATGCCAGGCTGCCTCCTAGGAATAACAGAGGTGGGCAATTTACACGGGTTTAGCTCTTGCTGCTTCTCCTTTTGTTGGCCAGCTGGCATCCAACCTGCAGGAACTGGTGTCCCATCACTTCCTAAATTCAGCGTTACTTTTCCCCTGCTAGTGGTGATTTCCCTTACCCTTTCATTGATCCAGACAATAAGCCAGAAACCTCACGTTTGAACTCTTACCTTTCCCTGTTGGCCAGTGTGATTGTACAGTGAATGTGCACCAACACTGATTGCTCTTTAACTTGGAGCTCACAAATATGAGGGGCTTCTGATAATTATCTAGCATCAGACATAATGCAAACAAGGTACTGTGCAGTCTTTCCTGACATGCTGTACCTTTACCAAAGCAGCTCAGTCTTGACCTGCACCACTCCAGCTGTTCTCATCCTGGACTCTTCATCAGCAGAAATCACTGGCTGGTGGATCTGTTGTTCCTTATAGATTACCATGAGACCACCCACTTAAGAACTTGATTTGGTCCCAGGTTCTGGACTGAGCAGGCCAGTTTATTCCCTGAGACAACTAGTTCCTTGCACATCAGCAACTTCCTTCCACAAAAGCTTCTGGCACCCTGTAATTATCCTTCTGTCTGGAACACCCTCTCCCCTCACTAGAAATCTTGAAATTCTGTTTTGGTCACTTGTGCCTGCTAAAATAGCATCCATCATAGGATTCATTTGCTGCCACGTGATTTAAGGTGGATAAGGCAGTTTGAGAATGGGACACATGAATATCTGATGCCCAATTTTGTAGTTTGCATGAGTGCTGAGAAGCTGCCACTCTCTCTTGAGCAAAGCAGCATGAATcacccagccagcagcaccaGAGCAAAAGCATCCCCTAGTAGAGTGGCTGATGAGCTCCCTGTATATAGGAACAAGCAGAGATAACTCTGATTCTCTAATGACAGCATTTCTCCTTTTCCCTAACCAACCAGTGAACCCAGAGGATGCCAGAAAGATGCGAGAAACAGGCCTGCACCTTATGCGTCGCATGCTTGCTGTGCTGCAGATATTCGCTGTCAGTCAGTTTGGCTGTGCTACTGGTCAGATCCCCCGCACCCTCTGGCAGAAGGACCAGGCCAGTAGGGACTATTCTCCCTTAATTAAGAAACTGGAACTGTCTGTAGACCAAGTGAGGCAGCTGGCACTGAAGCACCAGCACCAGGATCATGTGCTCAGCTACTCCAGCATGCAGGATGTCTCCTTAGGAGCGAGAGATGAGCTGACTCTGGCTGTGCGGAAGGAGCTGACCATTGCTATACGAGACCTGATGGCTCATGGGCTCTATGCCTCTTCTCAAGGGATGAGCTTGGTGTTGGCACCCATTGCATGCCTGATTCCTGCATTTACCTCGTCGCCACAGACCATGCACCCCTGGGAACTCTTTGTGAAGTATTACAACACCAAGAACGGCCGCGCCTTCGTGGAGTCCCCCGCGCGCAAGCTCTCCCAGTCTTTTGCCCTTCCTGTGACGGGGGGCATCACTGTTACCCCCAAGCAGAGCCTATTGACGGCTATTCACACTGTCCTCACAGAGCATGATCCATTCAAGCGCAGTGCAGACTCTGAACTGAAAGCCCTGGTGTGCATGGCATTAAATGAACAGCGTCTGGTCTCCTGGGTGAATCTGATCTGCAAATCTGGGGCTCTGATACAGTCTCACTATCAGCCCTGGAGCTACATGGCTAACGCAGGCTTTGAGAGTGCACTCAACATTCTCAGCCGCCTGAGCAACTTAAAGTTCAACCTTCCTGTTGACCTGGCTGTCCGGCAGCTGAAAAACATCAGAGATGCTTTTTGATGGGTCTTTTCCAGATCAGCCCCCTTTCCCCAGAAGGAATGTGTTAACTTACTAGCTTAGAGGAGGAGCATTGTTTATGACCAAACTTGTCCCCTTTGAAGCTGATTGTGGCTATTAGGGTAGCAATGTAGTGTCTTGGCACTGGAAACCTCCCTTACAAGACTGCCTGTGAGGAAATGCTGCAGATGTTTGGGTTGTGCGCTACCTCACCCAGGCCTATGCTAATGCAGCTAACAACAGAGCTGCTGCACCCCATCTGTTGGTGCCTTGCCTCTGTCACATGCATTAGGCGTGAACCACTGTCTGAAATGCAATAAAAAGGGCCTAATTTTACAGCCAATGCATCAGAGCAGCTCCTGTGGAGTTCAGTGGAAGCGGTTCCTATGCTGTGGCTGCATGCTCAGCCCCCAGAATTTTTAGTCTAAAAGATGTCACTTGTGGCAGTTTGCTGTTTCACACAGGGCTGTGTGAGGCTTTTTGACAGATGTATCTTACTTCTGCTGCTTAGGCTTGATGTAACATGCCCAGTGGTGGAGTCAGACATCCCCTCCCCCACGCTTATGTAGATTTTGAATGTACAGGAGGCCTGGGAACAATTTCTGCTCTGGTGCCTATTGGTTTGTATCTTGCAGGATTAGTGGCCACAGAGATCCAGACATTGACACATTCTTTGGACTATGTGGTGACAGGTGACTGGATTGAGCACTGTGTAAGAATCTCAGCTCCCTCTTGGAGCTTTGGTCAAAGCCCTGAACACTATCAGGTCAGGGTTTTATTGCAGATGCATTGGTTTCACAACTGCAAACAAATATTCCCTTTTCTAGTTATTGTGTTTAACTTGAGTTAATTATTAGCCCCTGTGCTGCAAGAACAGTTGCTCATATGGCTCCTTGTAGAAAATACATTGCAGTAGTTACAGATGTCTAATATTCCCAATGTAATTCTTAAAAGCACTTCTGTGGTCAGTATCTCTTGGCCAGCAACTTTCTACATCGAGTGTATTTGATTATTGTGTAATTGAGCATTTTCTGCTGCTCTGAGGGCAAAGCTTCCTGCACTGGTGACAGGTAGGTCTGCAGTCAAATCAGTCAGCGCTGTTCAAGTAGTAATCCACATGGCATTTAGGCTGCATGAGAAAAATCACTTCTTGCATCAAAAGAGAACTGAGGGTTTGAGTGGAATAGAGCTGAGGAGAGTGTGGTCTCCTTTGTACGGGCATCAGTGATGCCCTGAGTGGCAGGTAGTGGATTTATATTGGAAACAGGTAGTGCCAGGTTTCCCTTCTGCTTCCTGGCAAAACAGCAACATCCCAGTCTCAGGCACATGGGGGATGGGTTGGGAGTGACCACTCCAATTGTACATTTAGTAGCTAGAAATGGGTCTGTCATGGTTGGGTCTTTTTGTTCCCAGTTTCCCACTGTTCATAGTAGCTCCCTTTGAAGCTTGAAAAGGAACGTTTCCTTACTGCCAGTTCCCCTCAGTTGCACGCACAGTTTGGTGCAGCAGGGTTGTTGGTTTCATCTTATTTCTGTCTAAAAAGCATTGAAGCTATTCTTTGGGAAAACATGTAGAATTTCATAGACTGACAGCACAGATTTTGGCCATCGAGCACTGGGGCCcatctgctctcattgaagtcaatgacaaaatgcCACTAACTTCAGAGAGACCAGAatctgtctctcccccaccccttaacTGTATTCCTAAAATTGTTTGTGTATTTGGAGCAGAGTGAAATGTATAGAACACTGTAAGGAGGGTGTTAGTTTCTTTGATTAAGACTTAGTGGTTAGTAACACATTCCTCCACACGTTTTTAATGCAGAAATAGTTtactgaaatataattaaaaccaGCAGCAGTGACACTTACATATGTGGAAACTCTTTTCACGTTGTACCCTTCAGATATGAAACTGTTTATGTATTTTCAGAGGCTTGTCTAAGGGTGAAAAAGGCCAAGCTGATTTATTCAGGTAAACTTGTCTTCCTGGACAGCAAATTATAGAATTACTAATGACCAACCACATTAAGATTAGCTGGAGAGGCAAGATTTAATTCAAGAATAATTTCCATGGAACATTCCCCATTCTGGTTTGGCTATTTTTTGTCTGAAATCTGCATGTTTTTGTCAAATTTATGGCAGTTACAAATAAGTTGACAGTTGAAGTGTCTGATTGCTGGAAAGGTTTTTCTGGAGCCCTAAATGGTTCCATAAAGCATCTTGTCTTTGGGTTTTTCTAATTCTTAACTCCCTTTTGTTATTTACAGTGCTATGCTGGAGAAGTGTTGTACCCTAGTTGTTCAGATATCTGCTTTATTTCTGATGTtgattttgttctgattttaGGTCTTTGCGTATGTGCAATAGGATGAATGTATTTGTGTTGTGGAGAGTACAATATCTATTACTGATAATAAAAGTCATGGTGGTTTGTGTATGTTGTATTATCTATTTGTACATTAATAGATAAACTGTTAATGCACCCTCTCATTCCTTCTAGACTTTGAATCTTCAGTTCATACTTACAGTCCTTACCTTTATAGCTTGTATGCTGCACCATATTTAGGAACAGAACAGAATAGGTTGGGAACTAAAAACTGGAGTCAACAAGGACACAAATGGGCACCACAAGGGTCAGATGATGTCTTAATAGGAAAAACCAAAACTTCTGGACGATCAAGTGCACCCATTTCACATATGCTCTGTGGCTGGCAAGGAAGAGGCTACCTTGGCCTTCAGGGCTGGATTTGAAAGGATtgtcaattttaaaatgtgcatggCTGTCTGGAATAATGCCTCCACTGACAAATGGAAAAAACATGGAGTGGGGAAAATACTACTTTTCCATTTTGTgtaggtggggggcagggcgctgcATGTGCAATGTTGGGCTGTCAGGGTCCCTGGTTGGGTTCCCGGTAATGGTGGTGGTTTACACGACTGCAGGGGGGAGATAAATGCCCTCAAAAAGAAGGAGATTTTGCGTGTAAGGCTCCAACCAGTGGCCAAGGGCCGGGGGTAGCTGTGTAGCACCGCGCATCCCTTTAAACTCACTGAAATGTGTACGGGGGGGTGCGGGGCCGTACAGGGAGCCAGGCCGCGCCGTGCTCGGCGCTGTATCACCTGCACCGCGCACGCTCCCCGCCGCTGGGAGAGCAGGGCCGCTCTGGGGAGGAGCGCTGAGCTCCCGCGCTCCTAGGGCCAGGCCCGCCCCGGCCAGCGGCCGCCAAGGGAGGGGACCTGGGGCCTCCTCCGCCCCTCTAACCCGCCCTCACCCCGCGCGTGCGCCGTGGCCCTGGGCGGGAGGAAGCGGAAGTCAGGTGACCGGAATCGCGGGGTGAAAGGTCGGCGAAGCGGTAGCGGCTTCCTTTTCCGGTTTGGGCGCCATCGGAGCCGGAGCctcggtgagtgctggggggggcgggatGGCATCGGCCGCCATCCGCGGGGTGGAGGGCCCGGCGGGGCGGGCGTGGGGGTGCCTGGGGCGGGGGATGTTCCGGCCGGGGCCGGGCTCGGGACCCCCGGGGCAGGTTCCCGGTGCGGGTCTGGGGCCGGGCCCCAGcggcgggccgggggggggggtaggatGCTGGCGGTCTCTCGAGCAGTGGGGCAGGCCAGGCCCGTGGGTGGAGGGGCCGGGCCCCAGAGGAGCCCCGGGGGGGGCAGGATGCTGGCGGTCCCTCGGGCACTGGGGCAGGCCGGGCCCATCGTGGGCAGGGGGGCCGGGCCCCAGAGgagccccgggggggggaggggggcaggatgcTGGCGGTCCCTCGGGCACTGGGGCAGGCCAGGCCCGtgggtggaggggctgggccccAGAGGAGCTCCGAGCGGGGCAGGATGCTGGCGGTCCCTCGGGCACTGGGGCAGGCCGGGCCCGTGGGTGGAGGGGCCGGGCCCCAGAGGAGCCCCGGGGGGGGGATGCTGGCGGTCCCTCGGGCACTGGGGCAGGCCAGGCccgtggggggcggggcggggccccgGAGGCGCTCCGCGCGGGGCAGGATGCTGGCGGTCCCTCGGGCAGTGGGGTAGGCCGGGCCCCAGAGGAGCCCCGGGGGGGGGATGCTGGCGGTCCCTCGGGCACTGGGGCAGGCCGGGCCCATCGTGGGGTTCCTGGGCTGCCGCCTGGCTCCTAACGCCTGTTTGCTCCTGGCAGAGATGGGGAAGTTCATGAAGCCCGGGAAGGTGGTGCTCGTGCTGGCTGGGCGCTACTCGGGGCGGAAAGCCGTCATTGTGAAGGTAAATCTCCTCTTGGGGGGGGCTTCACCCTCGGCCAGAAGCCGCGAGTGCCCTGCCTGCAAGAACCAGGGAGTTGCGTTAGGGGTGGCGGCAGCCCACTGCCGCCACCTCTCTGGGTGCGGTTGAAAAGCAGAGGGCTGGCCAGCGTGGTGGGCTTCGCCTGGGATGGGTAAGGGAAGGTACCACCTACAGATCTGGGGGCTCACGAATTATTTGCTCCCATCCCTTTGGTGACATGTAACCATGGGTCACCCTTAGAGCCATAGGCTCTCACCACTCTCACAGATGTCTGTGACATCACGTTCTAGCAAGAGGCCCTGTTCCGAACATGAGATTGGGGATTTATGGGTTCTAATCACTTCGTGGGTCACTTAATCCCTGTGAGGTTTAAATCAACCTCTGTGGGCCTTAGTGGCTGTGTGTGCTCAGTGAGATTTGTGAGGGTTACTTAACGTTTGCTGAGTGGGTCACAGAGAAGCCAGTGCACAGACATTCGTGCTGCGCCAGGATGTGAagcattgtctagtggttaggcACTAATCTAGGatttgggagacccagggccgatTTGCTGCTGTGTCGCACACTTGCTTTTGgacgttgggcaagtcacttaatccctcTGGGTGCAGCTGGTGGTGTGATTCCCAGCAGGGATAAACAGGCTCATGTTAGCCGCCTGAGCTGCAGCCTATGCAGCTATGTCCACACTGTTACCTTCAGTGCACTCGCTTGAGCAGAGCTGGCAATCGTCTGTCTGCTGGTGCTGGGAATCCAACCCACCAGGAGCCATGCAGGGATAacctctgtgcctccgtttctcACCTGTAAATGGGTATAATAGCACTGCTACTTCACGGggattgtgaggataaatacattaacgaTTGTGAGACACTCAGATCTTACAGTGACAAGGGCTGGATAAGCATGTAAGGTAATTAGACATCTGCTTTCTCTGTGTTACCTAGGAGCATCTGGAAACCTGTCATCTATATGCTGCTTGTTGGGCTGAGAACGGAGGTGCCTAGAAACATTAACTCCTAGAGCTAGATAGTTTGAGGTTGTTGCTTATATCCTGTTGTTGTTCATGGGAGTTGCACACCTGCAGAAGAGACGCCTCTAAAAATCCCATGGAATACAGCGTGAGCATTCTGGGGGCTTCCCTTAGTGCTGCTTTTTGTGGCATACGGGCTTTAGATCTGCTCCCATAGCAGAGGATTTTCTTTTGGGTTCTGTGCACCCTGCCATTTGGCTGTCTCTCCAGTGCCTTAAACTCATTAGGCTATAGCAGTTTTTCTGTTCAAAAGGTAGAAGAATCTGTGGTGACCTCCCAGAATCCAGGTTTCTGTGCATTGCTGATAGGTCTTCTGTGTGTTTCAGAACATTGATGATGGCACCTCAGACAGACCGTATAGCCACGCTCTGGTGGCTGGTATCGATCGGTACCCACGGAAGGTAACTGCTGCAATGGGAAAAAAGAAGATAGCGAAGAGGTCCAAGATCAAATCTTTTGTGAAGGTTTATAACTACAACCATCTAATGCCCACCAGGTGAGCAGGCTCGGGCTCACTGAAGTGCTGCTAATAGAACTAGTAAACTACTTTTAGTTTCCTTCAACATGGCAAAAGCAGATTTTCTCTTTGGTAAAGCCTAGAAACCTGCTTCTCTGAGATTTCCTCAGTTATGTCCTTATGCAgctcaatgaatcagtttgcaggatgcTGACTTGGGTGGCCAGTGATGATTATATTGGAGGATTCAGAAGTTGGGGTGGGACATTCATGATCTTCCCCATTCCTTTATCATCGGGATTCAGGCTGGCACTCTCGCTGTGGGAGAGGCCGGACAAATTCTATTGTTCACAAATGCATCTCTTGTGGCATTGGCCATTATTTAGGCCTTTCATTCGTTTTTCTTTGGCTGGAAACACAGCCTTTCCCCTGTAAGCTCTGAAGAGGATTTGTAATAACGATATGGATCTCCTTGGTAAGggactttgagatctactgatggacAGTGTAATAGAAAGAGCTGAGTATTGGGGATTGTAGCAGACCCAGCATTTCATGATACTGTCACtgaccttcccttccccacttCTGTTGTGTGCTGCTGAGTGCATGGTGAGGGCAAAGCAAGGCTGCTTGGCACCTCTCACTACCTGCTGGCTCAGAGTGCTTGAGGACTCCTGGGTCATTAAGGGTGCTGACCTGAGTCTGTTTTTTAGGTGTGTTTTTACTGCCACCATCCTGTGGGCTGGCAGGAGAAGTGCACTGTCTAGCCAGACTCAGGCTAGCTATCTAGCATCCTGGCATGTGGGTGTAGCCCATCTTTGGGATGTTTCAAAGTCTGCTGTTCCCTCTCTCTCAGGTATTCTGTGGATATTCCTCTGGACAAGACCGTTGTCAATAAAGATGTGTTCAGGGACCCTGCACTGAAACGCAAGGCAAGGCGCGAAGCCAAGGTGAAATTTGAGGAAAGGTGAGTTGGAAACTtgtctccctcctccagctgcttGTTACATTTTTCACTCCTTTATTGAACTGTAGGAATCTGTTTATACTTTAGTTTCTGAGTCACTGAAACCTGCAACCCAGTCCCCTAGCTTGTTCTCGTTCTCAAGTGACATGTGTCCAGCCTGAGCTGTTGGCTGGGAAACCCCAAGAAACACCAGGTTCATATAGCACTGATGTCCTAGCATGCTCCTGAACGGGGCTGTGCTGGCCCTGCAGTGACAGTAACTGAGGGTCTGGCTGCTTGAGGATGTTAAGATCCTTTGCATTGACTGTAAATTAATGCCAGGCCTCATCCTAAATTAATATTTACATACTTCCCTCCTTCATGTAGAGTTCTCCTACCTTTTCAGCTGGATATGTTTAGTTTTCCACTTCCTGTCCTTCAGTGTGCACTCTTCCACCCCCAAGGAGGTTGCATTCTAGTGGTGGGGGCGGGATTCTTGCAGAGCAATGTGTTGTGTTAACAAGATTTAATACTGCACTTGCACAAGCACCTGTCAACATACTGCAGGGAGcaacctggggcggggggagggtagGAGTAGGAGCAGCTAGGGCCTTGAAGAGGCAGTTTCCTAATTTTGGTCTCTGACATCCTGTTCCTTAGTTACCTGTTAAGTGCATGTCACTGGATCCCCGTCCCTGGGTACATGACTCCAGTGTGTCCAGCGTTAAGGCTGATTGATTTGCCTTCTCAGTGGCCTATTTCAGAGCCTGCCCTTCAAAGGAAGGAATTATGACGAGCATCCCCCTCAAGAGAAGCCAGCATCTTTTCCTTGGCCTGCCTGCAGAGGGAGGATTGGCTTCTACAGCCATCCTCACTGCCTTGGCTCCTGTGCTAGCAACAGGCTTGTGCTGCTGTAGCCGTTCTGGCTCACCTCTGGCTTGGGGCTGTGCAGGTGTCATGTTGACTTTGAAGTTGTGAAGATACCTAGTGGGAATTGTTAGTCCTGCAACTGCCGAGAGTTTCTGCCCTTGTCCCCTGTCGTCTTGCTGACTATAAAGGGTTAAAGAGGAAATCGTAGGCCTCCTTTAACTGGGTTTGGGTCACAAATCTCCGTGTTCGCTTAACCCAACAGCCAGAGAAGCTAGTTCTGTCCGGGCAGATGCAGTTTTACATTCTGGGTTGTTCCCCTCTGGGTGAGGCACTGGCCCAGGATttggtgcgggggggggaggggtgtcattTTGCCTTTGCTTTCCTCCTTCCAAAGGCCTGTCAGGCCTACTAGGAGGCTCGCCCCAGCTTCCTGTAGTGCTGCTGATGTGGCCATAGGAGtcctgcacagcagtgaggcGGCTCCCTCTTCCCGAGGAGCTGAACTCACTGCTTGCATGGTGCTCTCCGGCTGGGCTCTCCGTTATGGGGCCTGTGTGGCCAGGCTGACGTGCCACAGGAACAGATTCTCACTAGTGGGTTTAACCCAAGCAGATGAGGGTGACGAGTCCCACATGAGTTTCCTCCCTGAAggattgggggagggaggtgttggCTGCTCCAGAGCCCAGCTCAGGCTGGGCAGATGTGAGCTTCAGCAGGCCTGAAGCTTGGGCTGAGGCTCGTTCGGGACACTGCTGCCAGGCGTTCCCTAATGTGTGGATTGTGTCTTTCTTTCAGATACAAGACTGGCAAGAATAAGTGGTTCTTCCAGAAGCTGCGATTCTAAACGTGTGACATGGCTGCATCAATAAATGtgtattaaaaacattttgttgccCTGTAAAATGTTCCCTGGTGCGAAGCATGTGGCTTTGCAGTGTAAACATCACTTGCTCTGTGCTTCGGTTAGATGACTTGCAGGGGTAATTACAGTCCACGCCAGCCAGGAACGGATTCATGGAGCGTTAAATGGAATTAAATACTAACTGAGATGGCTTTGGAGAACTGCCCTAAGAGTTCTCTGTATCTGATGCCTTCCCCACACAATGTTGAGAGCAGATGACAAAGCTGCTCCTCCTTTCCAGCAATGGAGGCTGGGTAGTCTACAATGCTCTGAATGTCAATTAAGGTCACTCATGGGGAGGGAAATGATTCGGGCTCCTGCTATTCCAGCTGGCTTTGGTTCTTGGGCTAAGAAATGGGACAGATGcattcagtgggggtggggggtgtcattTTTTCCAATTGCCTTTGCTAAGTATTGGCCTTTATGGGGCAAGTGGCAACTTTGTCTGACTCAAATAGTGTCCACCTGCCTCATTGACCTTTGGGAGTAGAAGCTAAATGAAGgtggggtgagctcagcagcaagTAGAGGTAATTTAGAGATTTTATTGTGCAGAAATTGTTCCCTTGCTTCATCAAAAAGGTTTCATGAGCACCTGGCTCATGGCTTATTCGAGGTGCCTTTGGGAAAGTGAAGATCAGAAACTGAGGAGTTAGAGACAAATAAGCCTTTGGTCTCCCCCCACGGCGACTCAGGCTCACTATACCCTGCATGAG is part of the Mauremys reevesii isolate NIE-2019 linkage group 27, ASM1616193v1, whole genome shotgun sequence genome and encodes:
- the RUNDC1 gene encoding RUN domain-containing protein 1 isoform X2 — encoded protein: MNLNEDIASLSPEELRQQVDVAVAQIVNPARVKEQLVEQLKTQIRDLEMFISFIQDEVGSPGQVEDGHCECSGRKHGSGPYKPNARLPPRNNRVNPEDARKMRETGLHLMRRMLAVLQIFAVSQFGCATGQIPRTLWQKDQASRDYSPLIKKLELSVDQVRQLALKHQHQDHVLSYSSMQDVSLGARDELTLAVRKELTIAIRDLMAHGLYASSQGMSLVLAPIACLIPAFTSSPQTMHPWELFVKYYNTKNGRAFVESPARKLSQSFALPVTGGITVTPKQSLLTAIHTVLTEHDPFKRSADSELKALVCMALNEQRLVSWVNLICKSGALIQSHYQPWSYMANAGFESALNILSRLSNLKFNLPVDLAVRQLKNIRDAF
- the RUNDC1 gene encoding RUN domain-containing protein 1 isoform X3; translated protein: MQLKTQLDDLETFAYQEGSYDSLPQSMVMERQRVIIEELIKKLDMNLNEDIASLSPEELRQQVDVAVAQIVNPARVKEQLVEQLKTQIRDLEMFISFIQDEVGSPGQVEDGHCECSGRKHGSGPYKPNARLPPRNNRVNPEDARKMRETGLHLMRRMLAVLQIFAVSQFGCATGQIPRTLWQKDQASRDYSPLIKKLELSVDQVRQLALKHQHQDHVLSYSSMQDVSLGARDELTLAVRKELTIAIRDLMAHGLYASSQGMSLVLAPIACLIPAFTSSPQTMHPWELFVKYYNTKNGRAFVESPARKLSQSFALPVTGGITVTPKQSLLTAIHTVLTEHDPFKRSADSELKALVCMALNEQRLVSWVNLICKSGALIQSHYQPWSYMANAGFESALNILSRLSNLKFNLPVDLAVRQLKNIRDAF
- the RUNDC1 gene encoding RUN domain-containing protein 1 isoform X1, whose amino-acid sequence is MGCKGEQENQERIEARKEKQRALIMQLKTQLDDLETFAYQEGSYDSLPQSMVMERQRVIIEELIKKLDMNLNEDIASLSPEELRQQVDVAVAQIVNPARVKEQLVEQLKTQIRDLEMFISFIQDEVGSPGQVEDGHCECSGRKHGSGPYKPNARLPPRNNRVNPEDARKMRETGLHLMRRMLAVLQIFAVSQFGCATGQIPRTLWQKDQASRDYSPLIKKLELSVDQVRQLALKHQHQDHVLSYSSMQDVSLGARDELTLAVRKELTIAIRDLMAHGLYASSQGMSLVLAPIACLIPAFTSSPQTMHPWELFVKYYNTKNGRAFVESPARKLSQSFALPVTGGITVTPKQSLLTAIHTVLTEHDPFKRSADSELKALVCMALNEQRLVSWVNLICKSGALIQSHYQPWSYMANAGFESALNILSRLSNLKFNLPVDLAVRQLKNIRDAF
- the RPL27 gene encoding 60S ribosomal protein L27, which encodes MGKFMKPGKVVLVLAGRYSGRKAVIVKNIDDGTSDRPYSHALVAGIDRYPRKVTAAMGKKKIAKRSKIKSFVKVYNYNHLMPTRYSVDIPLDKTVVNKDVFRDPALKRKARREAKVKFEERYKTGKNKWFFQKLRF